Proteins found in one Ptychodera flava strain L36383 chromosome 16, AS_Pfla_20210202, whole genome shotgun sequence genomic segment:
- the LOC139114174 gene encoding uncharacterized protein: MAAPYAQPAQPAGHNAPPWRPPPSAGPTGKSSAAIPPADMLLPYVDQSTLNALANLGKFIEFGDLHPDALAPNSTQATKTQVAFDPDNRGVATFTTEVKRKTIDDFDTTTSINNSQPASSTTSPMVPTSAPVKTKHRATPTTPVSNDQPGYRLRRNNKRTAPGPHNWPIRRATSAMGWQENGKRCTQY; the protein is encoded by the exons ATGGCTGCGCCCTACGCTCAACCCGCCCAGCCAGCCGGTCACAATGCACCGCCATGGCGCCCACCACCTAGCGCCGGGCCAACGGGCAAATCCTCTGCAGCAATACCCCCAGCCGACATGCTACTGCCATACGTCGATCAATCAACACTCAACGCCTTGGCTAACCTCGGTAAGTTCATCGAATTTGGTGACTTACACCCGGATGCCCTAGCTCCCAACTCAACCCAGGCTACCAAGACACAAGTAGCTTTCGATCCAGACAACCGTGGCGTAGCCACATTCACAACCGAGGTGAAGCGGAAAACTATCGACGACTTTGACAC GACCACCAGCATAAACAATTCACAGCCAGCCTCATCCACGACCTCACCCATGGTGCCGACATCAGCTCCAGTGAAAACCAAACACCGCGCTACACCCACAACGCCGGTCAGCAACGATCAACCCGGATACCGTCTCCGCCGCAATAACAAACGAACTGCACCTGGTCCACACAATTGGCCCATTCGCCGTGCCACCTCTGCCATGGGATGGCAAGAGAATGGAAAGAGATGTACCCAATATTAG